Proteins from a genomic interval of Fusarium oxysporum Fo47 chromosome I, complete sequence:
- a CDS encoding uncharacterized protein (expressed protein), whose protein sequence is MRLVSLPSTLLLAANAAATYDALFHFGPTAQVETRSIDQIYKAALKEGGVVTTWFGGDEKNQEDAVKKAFETAFPVMKLNLTVDLSKYLDGNIDQQLANNNVYVDTVAL, encoded by the coding sequence ATGCGTCTGGTCTCTCTTCCTTCGACTCTCCTGCTCGCTGCCAACGCAGCAGCAACTTATGACGCCCTCTTCCACTTCGGCCCCACAGCTCAGGTAGAGACGCGTTCTATCGACCAGATTTACAAAGCTGCTCTCAAAGAGGGCGGCGTCGTGACAACCTGGTTCGGCGGCGATGAGAAGAACCAAGAAGACGCAGTTAAGAAGGCTTTTGAGACAGCCTTTCCTGTCATGAAACTCAATCTCACCGTCGACCTATCTAAATATCTTGATGGCAACATCGACCAACAGCTCGCTAACAACAACGTCTATGTTGATACAGTCGCTCTGTAG
- a CDS encoding major facilitator superfamily domain-containing protein, producing MESVQHGVSESTPLLQPNLNCDAPNRSPPKKNRVDEWRAAWRRHFSQWSALYVCSLFILLVDVPNFLSEVPKLRMLELGLCRDYYAATDPSVIGHDGSVPEHLCKVHEIQSALAKMRGILGMIEGIPGLILAIPYGVLADSKGRRLVTGLSLLGFVLRDIWAFTVLYFHQIFPVRAVYAAPAFLVLGGGSTVISPMIMAIIAAAIPEASRTRAFFWVQVVLLITELIAPPLGAVLMKALGPHFAFLTAVPLEALAFVVLGFIPNTRSSDNVPSDVEGMEGDENQSANDETTNQNSSKVKILRTLSHLSDNIRHGVHTLGSHKSLLVGLLALVVAKMARPMLELILQYMSVRFGWPLAKTAFLLSIQAAGQILLFAVVLPQVNVWLINRMKTSSAANLALTRVSILFLVVGSLCMGLATAVPAFIIAFFGYTLGNGFSSALRSLLTTMVHPDHLSLLFTAIAVFEGISTIGASPLLGLSFSVGLDIGGMAVSLPFFVASVLYALAAVLLVSGMSTESCLTEV from the exons ATGGAAAGTGTTCAGCACGGTGTCTCTGAATCGACACCGCTCCTACAGCCCAACCTTAATTGCGACGCTCCAAACAGAAGCCCTCCTAAAAAGAACAGGGTCGATGAGTGGCGGGCGGCATGGCGGCGTCACTTTTCCCAGTGGTCAGCTCTGTATGTCTGCAGTCTTTTCATCCTGCTCGTCGACGTCCCCAACTTCCTAAGCGAAGTCCCAAAGCTGCGCATGCTTGAGCTTGGTCTATGCCGCGACTACTACGCTGCCACTGACCCAAGCGTCATCGGCCACGATGGCTCCGTTCCCGAGCATCTTTGCAAGGTTCATGAGATTCAAAGCGCTCTTGCTAAGATGAGAGGTATTCTCGGCATGATTGAGGGTATCCCAGGTCTCATACTCGCTATTCCCTATGGCGTCCTGGCCGATAGTAAGGGCCGTCGCTTGGTCACGGGCCTTAGTTTATTGGGCTTTGTCCTGAGAGACATTTGGGCTTTTACTGTACTCTACTTTCATCAAATATTTCCTGTCCGTGCTGTCTATGCTGCACCGGCTTTCTTGGTGCTGGGAGGCGGATCTACCGTCATCAGTCCCATGATCATGGCCATCATTGCGGCTGCTATTCCGGAAGCATCACG GACACGGGCTTTTTTCTGGGTACAGGTTGTCCTTCTCATAACTGAGCTAATTGCGCCACCACTCGGTGCAGTTCTCATGAAGGCATTAGGACCGCATTTTGCTTTCCTCACAGCCGTCCCACTTGAAGCTCTAGCATTCGTGGTATTGGGCTTTATACCCAACACAAGGTCTTCTGACAACGTCCCAAGCGACGTAGAGGGCATGGAGGGAGACGAGAACCAATCAGCCAATGACGAAACAACTAACCAAAATTCGTCAAAGGTTAAGATTCTACGGACTCTATCACATCTTTCGGACAACATCCGACACGGTGTTCATACTTTAGGCAGTCATAAGAGTCTCCTAGTCGGCCTCCTAGCGCTTGTTGTTGCAAAGATGGCTCGACCCATGCTAGAACTGATCTTGCAATACATGTCTGTGAGATTTGGATGGCCGCTGGCCAAG ACGGCGTTCTTGCTCTCGATCCAAGCCGCAGGCCAGATTCTGCTCTTTGCTGTGGTCCTACCGCAAGTCAATGTTTGGCTCATCAACAGAATGAAGACATCTTCTGCTGCAAATCTCGCACTGACTCGAGTGTCAATTCTCTtccttgttgttggttcACTCTGCATGGGCCTCGCCACTGCTGTTCCGGCGTTTATAATTG CCTTCTTTGGATACACGCTTGGCAATGGCTTTTCATCCGCCTTGCGATCTCTCCTGACAACCATGGTACATCCAGATCATCTGTCACTCTTGTTCACTGCAATCGCCGTGTTCGAGGGTATCTCAACCATTGGCGCCTCGCCACTCCTCGGACTGTCTTTCTCAGTCGGCTTAGACATTGGGGGTATGGCTGTGAGCCTGCCGTTCTTTGTTGCTTCGGTTCTCTATGCCCTTGCTGCGGTGCTGCTTGTTAGTGGCATGTCTACGGAGTCTTGCCTGACTGAAGTGTAG
- a CDS encoding P-loop containing nucleoside triphosphate hydrolase protein: MSSVGPCLNDDSLGPAVRGCRGNFDFTVVFEDVVFVIVPAIAFICLGFLRISKLCRCHRPIVGPSAVQWTKLALAIGLTVLQLVLIILGRNSSQFASGHSLAAASLAFIAALLLIPLSWIEHSRAPRPSTAIAAYISVTLLFDVARTRTAWLLIPSGLNPNYAYLLTAATTLKAIMVFLESRQKEKWLGWDVKQHSPEETSGIWNLGVFFWLNTLFMKGYRVILTLESLYPLDKALTAETHQHLVERVHNNPYKGQKYGLARLLLRILLLQLLPPIIPRAALLAASICQPFLIHALLHYLQSEDQDQNHGYGLIGATALTYGAIAFSTALYWYFQERFVIMVRGILVLAVYEKTTELRMPADGDSGALTLMSTDVERITRGVLDLHEYWANTIQIALSCWLLQRELGAAFAASLGVVAVSTLTAFGIGKLLGPRQKEWMEAIETRVGVTAAAIAQMKLVKMSGMTKPIQSYVQRLRVREIEIGGRWRMLLAAAATVSQVPMTLSPVITFAVATKTLNTTSIFVSISYLTLLASPLMILFQKIPQFLGALTCLQRVQTYLERDPRFDYRHLDNGIVSAASMTSSYPSVAGMSGMGFEMQTLEKKGAPHVVIKNGSFGWHENVAVLKHVNITIPSSRLTAVVGPVASGKSTLCKAILGEVPFSTGSTVVLRSRVVGYCDQQPFLTNTTIRNNIIGHNHFDDKRYTSIINATMLDRDLTNLPQGDSTMIGSSGIALSGGQRQRVAIARALYLVDAELLIFDDVLSGLDARTTDHVFRHVFGRDGLLRRRGATVILCTHNLRHFQAADHAIRISSTGDVFGEKPTGEDARPNSDLGFDSEPASTEALGSAEEPAPSHSLPTVAMTAEEAEARKLGDTSVFGYYIRTIGLIPIIAFVFACVCNGFLNNFPRIWLTFWADDAARPQRGLVQMHAQAYYIGIYAMLRILALVSFMAAVVLVLGPFIRLSGSVLHQRALETVINAPLQLLTTSDTGTITNYFSQDITIIDNELPMAVANVVLDIFGVIGMGVLIASSSPWLGLTYPAMILILWLIQRFYLRTSRQLRLLDLEAKSPLYTHFLDTSRGIATIRALGWTGENIKHNRRLLNQSQRPMYLLSMVQRWLYLNLNVVVAVTATALVGLITQLRSSSSLSGASLVTLMTLSQSLSDIVRFYAALETSIGAVARLRNFTTKTGMERVSHDDGKRDERWPSKGNVEVRGIWATYNGDAEEYALQGIDVSIRAGERIALCGRTGSGKSSFILLLLALLEPVQQDDAEYTLSIDGVPLSSISPQTIRERLITVPQDPVFLPIGSTFMENLDPLGLATIEQCREVLQAMDLWNMVEAQGGLDGVLSESSLSQGQRQVFNIARAVLKRKTTGSSVLLLDEFTSSVDADTERDMLAMIDREFAGCTIVMVAHRLHIVSEFCDRVLVLDHGRIVEAGDPRTLARVDETWFASLLAAVG, translated from the exons ATGTCATCTGTCGGCCCTTGTCTTAACGATGACTCGCTGGGGCCTGCTGTGCGCGGTTGTAGAGGCAACTTTGACTTCACTGTTGTCTTTGAAGATGTCGTCTTTGTCATTGTACCAGCTATTGCTTTTATTTGCCTTGGATTTCTCCGGATATCAAAACTTTGCCGTTGCCATCGCCCAATAGTCGGCCCCTCGGCAGTTCAGTGGACGAAGCTG GCTCTTGCAATAGGCTTGACTGTCTTGCAGCTTGTCCTCATCATTCTTGGACGGAACTCTTCCCAGTTCGCTTCAGGACATTCTTTAGCTGCTGCCTCCCTTGCTTTCATCGCAGCCCTGCTTCTTATCCCACTGTCATGGATTGAGCATTCAAGAGCCCCGCGACCGTCAACAGCCATCGCTGCCTACATTTCCGTCACGTTATTATTTGATGTTGCTCGGACACGGACAGCATGGCTTCTCATTCCATCGGGGCTCAACCCTAACTATGCATATTTATTAACAGCAGCCACTACCCTCAAAGCTATCATGGTTTTCTTGGAATCACGTCAGAAAGAGAAATGGCTCGGCTGGGATGTGAAGCAGCATAGCCCCGAGGAGACGAGTGGCATTTGGAATCTTggcgtcttcttctggctgAACACGTTGTTTATGAAAGGCTATCGTGTCATCCTGACGCTGGAGAGTTTGTATCCCCTCGACAAAGCCCTTACAGCTGAGACACATCAACATCTCGTTGAGCGAGTTCACAACAACCCCTACAAGGGCCAAAAATACGGTCTGGCACGACTATTGCTGCGGATCCTACTCCTCCAATTATTACCACCAATTATTCCTCGTGCAGCGCTCCTCGCTGCCAGCATATGCCAACCGTTTCTCATCCACGCCCTCTTGCACTACCTACAGAGCGAAGACCAAGACCAGAATCATGGATATGGACTCATTGGCGCTACAGCTCTAACGTACGGGGCCATTGCATTCTCAACAGCATTATACTGGTACTTCCAAGAGCGTTTCGTCATCATGGTCCGTGGCATTCTAGTGCTCGCCGTGTACGAGAAGACTACTGAGCTTAGAATGCCCGCGGATGGTGATTCTGGCGCCCTCACATTAATGAGCACCGACGTGGAGCGCATCACAAGAGGTGTTCTTGACCTCCATGAATACTGGGCCAACACTATCCAGATTGCTCTGTCTTGCTGGCTCCTCCAACGAGAGCTTGGCGCTGCATTTGCTGCCTCCCTTGGTGTAGTCGCCGTATCAACGCTCACGGCGTTTGGGATAGGTAAGCTTCTTGGACCACGTCAAAAAGAATGGATGGAAGCAATCGAAACGAGAGTTGGTGTCACTGCGGCTGCTATTGCGCAGATGAAGCTCGTCAAGATGTCTGGCATGACAAAGCCAATTCAATCTTACGTTCAGAGACTGCGAGTGAGAGAGATTGAGATCGGTGGGCGTTGGCGTATGCTCCTCGCTGCAGCAGCCACTGTCTCTCAGGTTCCCATGACCTTATCTCCCGTTATTACTTTTGCGGTGGCCACCAAGACGCTCAACACGACCTCAATATTCGTTTCCATCTCCTACCTTACCCTTCTCGCATCGCCTCTAATGATACTGTTTCAGAAAATTCCACAGTTTCTTGGGGCGCTAACTTGTCTTCAACGGGTCCAGACGTACCTAGAGCGCGACCCAAGGTTTGACTATCGCCATCTTGATAATGGCATAGTGTCAGCCGCATCTATGACTTCGTCTTATCCTTCTGTAGCTGGCATGAGCGGTATGGGATTTGAGATGCAGACTTTAGAGAAGAAAGGAGCTCCTCACGTCGTGATAAAGAACGGCAGCTTTGGGTGGCACGAGAACGTTGCTGTTCTCAAGCATGTCAACATAACCATTCCATCATCACGTCTCACTGCTGTCGTTGGTCCTGTTGCAAGCGGGAAATCCACCTTATGCAAAGCCATTCTCGGCGAAGTCCCCTTTTCGACAGGCTCCACGGTTGTCCTCCGTTCCAGAGTCGTTGGCTACTGTGATCAACAGCCGTTCTTAACAAATACCACCATCCGTAACAACATCATTGGTCACAATCACTTTGACGACAAGCGATATACTTCCATTATAAACGCTACTATGCTCGACCGAGACCTCACGAATCTCCCTCAGGGCGATAGCACAATGATCGGAAGTAGTGGCATCGCCTTGAGTGGCGGACAACGGCAACGAGTCGCAATTGCTAGGGCACTATACCTTGTAGACGCCGAACTCCTCATCTTTGATGATGTACTCAGCGGCTTAGATGCCAGAACGACTGATCATGTTTTCCGACATGTCTTTGGACGAGATGGTCTGCTTCGTCGTCGTGGTGCCACTGTTATTCTGTGCACACATAATCTTCGGCACTTTCAAGCTGCGGACCATGCCATCAGAATCAGCAGTACTGGAGACGTATTTGGAGAGAAGCCCACGGGTGAAGATGCCCGTCCAAATTCTGATCTAGGCTTCGATTCAGAGCCAGCCTCGACTGAAGCACTTGGAAGCGCAGAAGAGCCAGCACCCTCCCACTCATTACCAACTGTAGCCATGActgcagaagaagcagaggcaCGAAAATTGGGCGACACGAGCGTCTTTGGCTATTACATACGTACAATTGGCCTGATTCCCATTATCGCCTTCGTTTTCGCTTGTGTATGCAACGGCTTCCTCAACAACTTCCCACGCATATGGCTCACATTCTGGGCTGACGATGCGGCCCGGCCACAAAGAGGCTTGGTACAAATGCACGCTCAGGCCTACTACATCGGTATATACGCAATGCTTCGAATACTTGCTTTAGTATCATTCATGGCTGCTGTGGTTCTGGTTCTAGGCCCCTTCATTCGCCTTAGTGGCTCGGTACTGCACCAGAGGGCGTTGGAAACCGTCATAAACGCACCGTTGCAACTCTTGACAACATCAGACACTGGCACTATCACCAACTACTTCTCCCAAGATATAACTATTATTGATAATGAGCTTCCTATGGCTGTGGCTAATGTGGTGCTGGATATTTTTGGTGTCATTGGTATGGGAGTGCTTATTGCGTCGTCATCACCTTGGCTAGGACTTACTTATCCGGCCATGATACTTATCTTATGGTTGATACAGCGGTTTTACCTCCGAACGTCTCGACAGCTTCGGCTATTGGACCTCGAGGCCAAGAGTCCATTATACACTCATTTTCTCGACACTTCAAGAGGCATCGCCACCATTCGTGCGTTAGGCTGGACGGGAGAGAACATCAAACACAATCGCCGACTGCTGAACCAGTCCCAGAGGCCGATGTATCTACTTTCAATGGTCCAGCGCTGGCTGTATCTGAATTTAAACGTGGTCGTTGCTGTTACGGCAACAGCTCTCGTAGGTTTAATAACTCAGCTTCGGTCTAGTTCAAGTCTTTCTGGTGCATCGCTAGTCACTTTGATGACGTTGAGTCAGTCCTTGAGCGACATTGTGCGATTCTATGCTGCGCTAGAGACTTCTATTGGAGCCGTAGCTCGGCTCCGGAATTTTACTACCAAGACTGGGATGGAACGTGTTTCGCATGATGATGGGAAACGTGATGAACGGTGGCCATCTAAGGGAAATGTTGAGGTTCGGGGAATTTGGGCGACGTATAA TGGGGATGCTGAGGAATATGCGCTGCAAGGAATTGATGTCTCGATCCGAGCGGGTGAAAGGATAGCTTTGTGCGGTCGTACAGGAAG CGGAAAATCTTCTTTtattctccttcttctcgctcttctgGAGCCCGTACAACAGGATGATGCCGAGTACACATTGTCCATTGACGGTGTTCCTCTCTCATCCATAAGTCCACAGACAATACGGGAAAGACTAATAACAGTGCCCCAAGACCCAGTGTTCTTGCCCATAGGCAGCACTTTTATGGAGAATCTAGATCCACTGGGCTTAGCCACCATAGAGCAGTGTCGCGAAGTGCTGCAAGCAATGGACCTCTGGAACATGGTGGAAGCCCAGGGTGGACTTGACGGTGTTCTATCAGAATCCTCACTGAGTCAAGGCCAGAGGCAGGTCTTCAACATTGCACGAGCAGTGCTCAAGCGGAAGACGACGGGTAGTTCTGTACTCCTCTTGGATGAGTTCACCAGCTCGGTTGATGCTGATACCGAGCGGGACATGCTGGCGATGATTGACAGGGAGTTTGCGGGCTGTACTATCGTTATGGTAGCGCATCGGCTGCACATTGTGTCTGAATTTTGCGACAGGGTGCTTGTTTTGGATCACGGAAGGATTGTAGAGGCTGGTGACCCTCGGACACTGGCAAGGGTCGATGAGACGTGGTTTGCGAGTTTGTTGGCAGCTGTAGGATAG